A DNA window from Hymenobacter aquaticus contains the following coding sequences:
- the rsfS gene encoding ribosome silencing factor, with amino-acid sequence MKSTLVRQDSDRLADVVVRGMQEKKAADIVVLNLKDLKNAVADYFIICSASSDTQLDAIARSVEEEVEKLTGQNPWQTEGRMNREWVLLDYVDVVVHIFLRDRRQFYALEELWGDAEIKYIQEETEAV; translated from the coding sequence ATGAAAAGTACCCTGGTTCGGCAGGATTCAGACAGATTGGCAGACGTAGTAGTACGCGGCATGCAGGAGAAAAAGGCGGCCGATATCGTGGTGCTCAATCTGAAGGACCTTAAAAACGCAGTAGCGGATTATTTCATCATCTGCTCTGCTTCCTCCGATACCCAACTGGACGCCATTGCGCGTTCCGTGGAAGAAGAAGTGGAGAAGCTTACCGGCCAGAACCCCTGGCAAACCGAAGGCCGCATGAACCGGGAATGGGTACTGCTCGACTACGTCGACGTGGTAGTCCACATTTTCCTGCGCGACCGTCGGCAGTTCTACGCGCTGGAAGAGCTGTGGGGTGATGCCGAAATAAAATATATTCAGGAAGAAACCGAAGCCGTTTAA